The genome window CCGTGACGCGCGACCGTTGTTCGGAGCTCATCACCTGCCACAGCATTGGCAGCGACAGGGCGCCGAGGAGGGCGATCGGGACGAGGTGTCGCAGGCGGGCTCCGGCTGCGAAGAGCATGGCGTAGAGCATGGGGAAGAACAGCATGGCCGTCCCCAGGTTGGGTTCTTTGAGGATCAGGACGACCGGGACGAGCGTCATCAGAAACGGGGGGATCAGGCCCCAGAGGGTCCGATAGTTCTCCCGCATCATGAGGTAGGCGCTGAGGGAGAGGATGTAGGCCAGCTTCATCAGTTCGGACGGCTGCATCTGGAAGCCGCCGAGTGAGATCCAGCGGCGGGAGCCGTTGCGGGCGGGGAAGGCGTAGACAACAAGTAGGAGGACGATCGCGATGGCGAAGAGGCTCCAGGCGATGGAGCGGAGTCGGCGGTAGTGCCAGACGAGGGAGGTGGTCCAGGTGAGGACGGCGAGTGTCAGCCAGACCATTTGGCGGGACCAGTAGTCGCCGCTGCCGACGAGCTCATCGCCGCGGGCGATTCCGCCGAGTCCGAGGGCGATGAGCAGGCCGGCGCAGAGCGGGACCTCGAGGGGCCAGCGTCGGGTGGTCAGCGCGTCGTCCATTTTCGGAATCCTTTCCGTAGCGAGTGCGGTTGGGATTCTGAGGAAACCAGGAAATCTGGAAAACCCCAATCACACCGGGTCCAGGGGCACCCTGGTCAGGGGGTGCAGGGGGCAGAATGCCTCTTGCCCGCCGGAGGCCTGGCCGTCGAGAGATGTCTGAAGGAGTGCGTGTCCAAGCGCGGACGGCGTGCCGTATGCCCCCTTACCAACCCGTGGGGATTGGGAGCGAGCGGTGAGTTCTCAGCGCCGGTGCCACCAAGGGGACATCCGTTGTTTACCACGGTTCCTCATGGAAGCGCCTCCGGCGGCAAGGGGTTCCCCCTTGACCCCGGCTGCCGTGGAACGTTGGGTT of Planctomyces sp. SH-PL14 contains these proteins:
- a CDS encoding FtsW/RodA/SpoVE family cell cycle protein — its product is MDDALTTRRWPLEVPLCAGLLIALGLGGIARGDELVGSGDYWSRQMVWLTLAVLTWTTSLVWHYRRLRSIAWSLFAIAIVLLLVVYAFPARNGSRRWISLGGFQMQPSELMKLAYILSLSAYLMMRENYRTLWGLIPPFLMTLVPVVLILKEPNLGTAMLFFPMLYAMLFAAGARLRHLVPIALLGALSLPMLWQVMSSEQRSRVTAVFTQTDGGAPPKGDAYHLHQSKQMLALGGVWGSDLAGMPVADPLAYSLPESRTDFVFCLVGERWGVWGACAVIGLYLALLGCGLRIAARTQEPFGRLLAVGVVTLLATQAAINTAMTVGLMPITGITLPLLSHGGSSLVTTALALGLLTNVGMRAEHEVFGEPFRF